The following are encoded together in the Deltaproteobacteria bacterium genome:
- a CDS encoding GNAT family N-acetyltransferase, whose product MISRLQKAYQEGGLSLIFHRAKEHLFQTHSAWWFCRDLQEPLPRFDLPFRVELSQEPRESIIEYMKRKKYLSAEEYRVGMENGHWFLGLIADQEVKGFCKLGFRKVFLYDTHTILSLPNGASFIYEYEVDEPLRGKGVGKVIVATVLRMCAEEGLRYTFCHIPPKNVASTRVVEDCGFRRLESIRFVEVAGFKWKSRKIEDLLAQAIKN is encoded by the coding sequence TTGATTTCGAGGTTGCAAAAGGCTTATCAGGAAGGAGGCCTTTCCCTGATATTCCACAGGGCGAAAGAGCATCTTTTTCAGACCCATTCAGCCTGGTGGTTTTGCCGGGACCTCCAAGAGCCTTTGCCCCGTTTTGATCTTCCTTTCCGGGTCGAACTTAGCCAGGAACCTCGGGAGTCGATTATTGAATACATGAAAAGGAAGAAATATCTTTCCGCAGAAGAATATAGGGTCGGGATGGAGAATGGACATTGGTTTTTGGGACTTATAGCCGACCAGGAAGTGAAAGGGTTCTGTAAATTGGGTTTCAGAAAGGTCTTTCTTTATGACACCCATACGATCCTGTCCCTCCCGAATGGTGCCAGCTTTATTTACGAGTACGAAGTGGATGAACCGTTACGGGGAAAAGGGGTAGGGAAGGTTATTGTCGCTACCGTCTTAAGGATGTGCGCCGAGGAGGGGTTGCGTTACACCTTCTGCCATATCCCTCCAAAAAACGTCGCTTCCACCCGGGTCGTTGAAGATTGCGGTTTCAGAAGGCTGGAATCCATACGATTTGTTGAGGTGGCTGGTTTTAAATGGAAAAGCCGGAAGATCGAAGATCTCCTGGCCCAGGCTATAAAGAATTGA